The region GTCCGCCTGCTGGTTGCGGACGATGCCGCGCAAGCCCGGCGCGCCGAGCAGTTGATCTCTACCGAACAGGCCACCGGCCGCCCAGTGCTGCTGTCGCTGTTGGTGATGCTGGAAACCGAGTGGGTGCTGCGCAGCCGCTACGAGTTGCCGAAGGAGCGCATCGCCGACGCCTTCACCGCGCTGCTGGAAACCGAGGCCCTGCTGATCGAGGACGAAGATGCTTTGGCGCGCGCGTTGTATCGCTGGCGCCGCCAGAACTGCGGCCTCGCCGATTGCCTCATAGCCGAGCGTCACCGGTCACTCGGTGCCAGCGCCACCGTCACTTTCGATCGCCTGCCAGCCAAGCGATCGGGCATGCAGCTCCTGCCACCTTGATCGCCGCCAGCCCGCACCCAGATAGACCAGTCCCCCGGTGCGGCCAGACGACATGACCCCAGCCACCCCCAACCGCGCCACCGCCCGCCGGGTGTTCGCCGAACTCTGGCCGTATGCGGTGCAGCACCGCTGGCGCATCGCGCTGGTGCTGGGCCTGCTTGGGCTGGCCAAGGTGGCCAATCTCGGCGTGCCGATCGGCTTCAAGGCGATCGTCGATGCGCTCAGTCCCGCGGAGCAGGCGCTGGCGGTGCCGGTGGCGCTGCTGTTCGGTTACGGCCTGCTCAGGCTCTCCGCGGCGGTGGCGGGCGAGATGCGCACCATCCTGTTCGCGCGGGTGCACATCGGCGCGCGGCGGCAGGCTGCGCTGCAGACCTTCCGCCATGTGCACAACCTCGGGCTGCGCTTCCACCTGGAGCGACGCACCGGGGGGCTGAGCCGGATCATCGAGCGCGGCACCGGGGCGATCGAGGACTTCCTCTACTACTGCGTGATCACGATCGCGCCGACCCTGTTCGAGGTGGCCATCGCCACCGCCTTCCTGCTGTACGCCTACCCCAACATCTTCGCGGTGGCCACACTGGTCACGCTGGCGATCTACGTGGTGGTCACCATCGTCATCACCGAGTGGCGCACGCGCTACTACCGGCGCATGCACGAGGCCGACAACGAAGCGGCCGCGCGCGCGGTCGACAGCCTGCTGAACTACGAGACGGTCAAGTACTTCGCCAACGAGGAGTACGAGGCCAAGCGCTACGACGAGCAGCTCGGGCGCTGGCAGGCGGCGGCGGAGAAGAGCTGGTTCACGCTCGGCGTGCTGAATGCCTCGCAGGCGATCGTGATCGCCACCGGGCTGACCGTGCTGATGATCCTGGCCGCGCGCGAGGTTGCCGCCGGGCGCATGACCATCGGCGACCTGGTGCTGGTCAACACCCTGCTGATCCAGCTCTTCGTGCCGCTGAACATCCTCGGCATGATGTACCGCGACATCAAGCAGGCGCTGACCGACATGCAGCGCATGTTCGAGCTGATCGGCGAGACCCGCGAGATCGTCGATGTGGCCGACGCGCCGGCGCTGGCGGTGCGGGGCGGCTCGATCCGCTTCGAGGACGTCGGCTTCGCCTACGATCCGCGCCGCAGCATCCTGCACGGGGTCAGCTTCGAAGTGCCGGCCGGCCACACCATCGCCGTGGTCGGCGCCAGCGGCGCGGGAAAAAGTACCCTGGCGCGTCTGCTGTACCGCTTCTACGACGTCGGCAGCGGCGCCATCCGCATCGACGGCCAGGATTTGCGCGCGGTCAGCCAGCACTCGCTGCGGCACGCCATCGGCATCGTCCCGCAGGACACCGTGCTGTTCAACGACACCCTGTATTCGAACATCGCCTACGGCCGCCCCGAGGCCAGCCGCGAGGAGATCATCGCGGCGGCGAAGGCGGCCCAGATCCATGAGTTCATCGAGCGCCTGCCGGACGGCTACGACACCGTGGTCGGCGAGCGCGGCCTCAAGCTCTCCGGCGGCGAGAAACAGCGCGTGGCGATCGCCCGCACCATCCTGAAGAACCCGCCGATCCTGCTGTTCGACGAAGCCACCAGCGCGCTCGACACCGCCACCGAGCGCGAGATCCAGGCGCAGCTGGACGCGATCGCGAAGAACCGCACCACGCTGGTCATCGCGCACCGGCTGTCGACGGTCGTCGGCGCCGACCAGATCCTGGTGATGGACGCCGGCCGCGTGGTCGAGCGCGGCACCCACGACGAGCTGCTCGCGCACGACGGCGCCTACGCCAAGCTCTGGGCCCTGCAGCAAGCCGAGGCCGAGGCGGCCTGAGGCTTTCCGGGGCTGGTTAAACGCGGAGACGCGGAGGACGCGGAGAAAAGCCAGGTGCATGTCGGCCTGTCGCGGGCTGATCCGGCGGCACGCCCATGCCATCGCGCCGTTCAGGCTTTGCTCTTCTTCGCGTCCTCCGCGCCTCCGCGTTTAACCGGCCCGGTCGGAGCCATCTTACAATCCGCGTCATCGCCCAGACCGTCCCGCCCCATGTCCGCCAAAGGCCCCAACCACGCCAAGCTCGACCAGATCGTCGCCGCCAGCCGCAAGGCCGCCGAAGAGCGCGGGCACGGCTACCGCGAGCAGGCGCTCAAGATGTACCCGTGGATCTGCGGCCGCTGCGGCCGCGAGTTCACCCGCATCAACCTCACCGAGCTGACCGTCCACCACCGCAACCACGACCACGACTGCAACCCGCCCGACGGCAGTAACTGGGAACTCTTGTGCCTGTACTGCCATGACAACGAGCACCAGCGCCAGATCGAGCACGCGCTCGGTGGCGGCGGCCTGCTCGACGGCGCCGCCAAGCCGGCCGCGGCCACCCACAACCCGTTCGCGGCGTTGGCGGGGTTGATCAAGAAGTAGCTCGGAGCTTGCTCCGCTGCAATACCGTAGAGCGGAGCTTGCTGCGATGCGCCAGCCGAGCAGGCTCGGCTCCTTCATTTCTGCGGCGGCTAGTCGGTCGAATTGCCTTCGCCGCGGACCTTCCCGGCCGCCATCGGCACGCCGGTCAATTCAGTAGTCAAGGCGATCAGCTTTGCGCGCGCGGCGGCGTCGTTGGCTTGGGGATGCGGTGTGGCCAGGGTGGCGCCGTTGTAGAACGCGCCGGCCACGAGATCGGGTGCCGTGATCAGGCGCATGACCGCATCGCGGCCCTCGTCCACGGTGGTGCGCGGCTGCGCGCCGGCGCCCCGGACCATGGCGGTGTCCATCATCGTGGCCGGGTGCAGGGAGATCATGGTGATGCCGTCGGCGGCGAAAGCGGGAGCCAGTTCGACGGTCATCGACACCTGCGCCAGCTTGCTCTGTCCGTAGCCGCGCGCATGCGCGCCGGGCTTTTCCAGCATCACGTCGTCGAAGTCGATCGGCGCGGCGCTCCGCGAGGCGACATTGACCACGCGCGACGGCGCCGCGGCGACAAGCGCCGGGCGCAATCGATGCACCAGCACCCACC is a window of Rhodanobacteraceae bacterium DNA encoding:
- a CDS encoding SDR family NAD(P)-dependent oxidoreductase translates to MSYKGKTVLVTGSTDGLGRELARALAAQGAHVIVHGRNAERGQALVAEITEAGVGSARFVGADFASLEGVRAFADTIAKDYQKLDLLVNNAGVLITGAQPRQTSADGHELQFAVNYLAGWVLVHRLRPALVAAAPSRVVNVASRSAAPIDFDDVMLEKPGAHARGYGQSKLAQVSMTVELAPAFAADGITMISLHPATMMDTAMVRGAGAQPRTTVDEGRDAVMRLITAPDLVAGAFYNGATLATPHPQANDAAARAKLIALTTELTGVPMAAGKVRGEGNSTD
- a CDS encoding type II toxin-antitoxin system VapC family toxin — protein: MLALDTNVLVRLLVADDAAQARRAEQLISTEQATGRPVLLSLLVMLETEWVLRSRYELPKERIADAFTALLETEALLIEDEDALARALYRWRRQNCGLADCLIAERHRSLGASATVTFDRLPAKRSGMQLLPP
- a CDS encoding HNH nuclease family protein, which codes for MSAKGPNHAKLDQIVAASRKAAEERGHGYREQALKMYPWICGRCGREFTRINLTELTVHHRNHDHDCNPPDGSNWELLCLYCHDNEHQRQIEHALGGGGLLDGAAKPAAATHNPFAALAGLIKK
- a CDS encoding ABC transporter ATP-binding protein/permease; translated protein: MTPATPNRATARRVFAELWPYAVQHRWRIALVLGLLGLAKVANLGVPIGFKAIVDALSPAEQALAVPVALLFGYGLLRLSAAVAGEMRTILFARVHIGARRQAALQTFRHVHNLGLRFHLERRTGGLSRIIERGTGAIEDFLYYCVITIAPTLFEVAIATAFLLYAYPNIFAVATLVTLAIYVVVTIVITEWRTRYYRRMHEADNEAAARAVDSLLNYETVKYFANEEYEAKRYDEQLGRWQAAAEKSWFTLGVLNASQAIVIATGLTVLMILAAREVAAGRMTIGDLVLVNTLLIQLFVPLNILGMMYRDIKQALTDMQRMFELIGETREIVDVADAPALAVRGGSIRFEDVGFAYDPRRSILHGVSFEVPAGHTIAVVGASGAGKSTLARLLYRFYDVGSGAIRIDGQDLRAVSQHSLRHAIGIVPQDTVLFNDTLYSNIAYGRPEASREEIIAAAKAAQIHEFIERLPDGYDTVVGERGLKLSGGEKQRVAIARTILKNPPILLFDEATSALDTATEREIQAQLDAIAKNRTTLVIAHRLSTVVGADQILVMDAGRVVERGTHDELLAHDGAYAKLWALQQAEAEAA